The following proteins are encoded in a genomic region of Enterocloster clostridioformis:
- a CDS encoding diaminopimelate decarboxylase, producing MDKKPFVTLEQLREIEKTYPTPFYIYDERGIRENAARLKQAFSWNKGYKEYFAVKATPNPFLLNILKDMGCGTDCSSMTELMMSRACGFSGPDIMFSSNDTPPEEFAYAKKLGAIINLDDITHIQCLEETLGHIPETISCRFNPGGLFKISNDIMDNPGDSKYGMTTEQIGQAFKILKEKGAKHFGIHAFLASNTVTNEYYPMLAKILFELAVKLKEETGVHIAFINLSGGIGIPYRPDQEPNDILTIGDGVRRVYEEILVPAGMEDVALCTELGRFMMGPYGALVTKAIHEKHTYKEYVGVDACAVNLMRPAMYGAYHHITVMGREDEPCTRMYDVVGSLCENNDKFAIDRMLPEIRKGDLLFIHDAGAHGFAMGYNYNGKLKSAELLLKEDGTVEMIRRAETPEDYFATFDFCDILRDIE from the coding sequence ATGGATAAGAAGCCATTCGTAACACTGGAACAATTAAGGGAGATTGAGAAGACATACCCCACGCCCTTTTATATTTACGATGAGAGGGGAATCAGGGAGAATGCCGCCAGGCTTAAGCAGGCGTTTTCCTGGAACAAGGGATATAAGGAATATTTTGCAGTCAAGGCCACGCCCAATCCATTCCTGTTAAATATACTGAAGGACATGGGATGCGGCACGGACTGTTCATCCATGACAGAGCTTATGATGTCCAGGGCATGCGGCTTTTCCGGCCCCGACATCATGTTTTCCTCCAACGATACGCCGCCTGAGGAATTTGCTTATGCAAAAAAGCTGGGAGCCATCATCAACCTGGACGACATCACCCATATACAGTGCCTGGAGGAGACTTTGGGACATATTCCGGAGACCATCAGCTGCCGTTTTAATCCGGGCGGCCTGTTTAAAATCAGCAATGACATCATGGACAATCCCGGAGATTCCAAATACGGAATGACCACAGAGCAGATTGGACAGGCATTTAAGATTCTGAAGGAAAAGGGCGCAAAGCATTTCGGCATACATGCGTTCCTGGCCAGCAATACGGTGACCAATGAATATTACCCCATGCTGGCAAAGATTCTGTTTGAGCTGGCTGTTAAACTGAAGGAGGAGACAGGCGTCCATATCGCATTCATCAATCTGTCCGGCGGCATCGGGATACCCTACCGTCCGGACCAGGAACCCAATGATATCCTGACAATCGGTGACGGCGTAAGGAGAGTCTATGAGGAGATTCTGGTTCCGGCCGGCATGGAGGATGTGGCTCTGTGCACAGAGCTGGGGCGTTTCATGATGGGGCCCTACGGCGCTCTGGTCACAAAGGCCATCCATGAGAAACACACTTATAAGGAGTATGTGGGCGTGGATGCCTGCGCCGTGAATCTGATGCGGCCGGCCATGTACGGCGCTTATCATCACATCACTGTTATGGGACGGGAGGATGAGCCCTGCACCCGCATGTATGATGTGGTAGGTTCCCTGTGCGAGAACAATGATAAGTTTGCCATTGACCGTATGCTTCCGGAAATCAGAAAGGGAGACCTTCTGTTTATCCACGATGCGGGCGCCCACGGATTTGCCATGGGATATAATTATAATGGCAAGCTGAAATCAGCAGAGCTTCTGTTAAAGGAGGACGGCACGGTGGAGATGATCCGCAGGGCAGAAACTCCTGAGGATTACTTTGCTACCTTTGATTTTTGTGATATACTGAGGGATATTGAATGA